The following proteins come from a genomic window of Phacochoerus africanus isolate WHEZ1 chromosome 9, ROS_Pafr_v1, whole genome shotgun sequence:
- the LOC125135616 gene encoding skin secretory protein xP2-like codes for MVKKKKKKPGKRKLRKTLICCSLVMWVVMLQEPSLGVKGRGQKGETTALLSSAGSTLVKRKAGSQPQAPLGRKPRGREGPRRHSQTRRPRPCGVRARTGRGGLPAGRAPRGEAGRRRPRGPKGSRVTLFIPLPMAAARSSSAGAAAAGALRACRRGAGRSRRRAGRAAAPAAETTPRAGTAGDARAPRPFRSGPRSHAPARRPRPPGRRAEAPEPRRAGRGRAPPPPASRAPAPRPPGAGRRGAWGPGREGRAGTAAPRRTRARAPAPAAAARWARRRGGAGGHAGAAPTQRGVSRAAPSPPSGSPKLPEAFPRGGRGPVTSSRRPALTAWVNQVLTGAWVLRLPCLGFLSATDLGRVGGFLRPCPTHEDREGSPGGERWAR; via the coding sequence atggtaaaaaaaaaaaaaaaaaaacctgggaagaGGAAATTACGGAAGACACTCATCTGCTGCAGTTTGGTAATGTGGGTGGTGATGCTTCAAGAGCCGAGTTTGGGGGTgaaggggaggggacagaagggAGAAACCACAGCCCTTCTGAGCTCAGCCGGCTCGACGCTGGTAAAGCGCAAGGCTGGTTCTCAGCCGCAAGCGCCGCTCGGCCGGAAGCCCAGGGGCCGGGAGGGGCCTCGGCGACACAGCCAGACGCGGCGACCCCGCCCTTGCGGGGTCCGGGCGCGGACGGGACGCGGCGGGCTGCCGGCCGGCAGAGCCCCGCGCGGGGAGGCCGGGCGGCGGAGGCCGAGGGGCCCGAAAGGGAGTCGCGTTACCTTGTTCATCCCATTGCCCATGGCGGCCGCACGGTCTAGCAGCGCGGGCGCGGCGGCGGCAGGCGCACTGAGGGCATGTCGGCGCGGGGCGGGGAGGAGCAGGCGGCGGGCGGGGAGGGCGGCCGCGCCCGCCGCAGAAACAACGCCAAGGGCCGGGACCGCCGGGGACGCCCGGGCCCCGCGGCCCTTCCGCTCCGGCCCCCGCTCCCACGCTCCCGCCCGCCGCCCCCGACCTCCCGGCCGCCGGGCAGAGGCACCCGAGCCCCGGCGGGCAGGACGCGGCcgcgcgccccctcccccagccagccGGGCGCCCGCCCCGCGACCCCCCGGGGCTGGCAGACGCGGGGCCTGGGGGCCGGGCCGGGAAGGCAGGGCCGGGACCGCGGCTCCTCGGCGCACGcgcgcccgcgcccccgccccggccgcgGCCGCCCGTTGGGCTCGGAGACGGGGCGGCGCCGGTGGTCACGCAGGCGCAGCCCCTACCCAGCGGGGCGTGTCGCGAGCCGCCCCCTCACCCCCGTCGGGGTCACCAAAACTCCCGGAGGCCTTTCCCCGGGGCGGCCGGGGGCCTGTTACCAGCAGTCGCCGCCCTGCCTTGACTGCCTGGGTGAATCAGGTGCTAACCGGAGCCTGGGTCTTGCGGCTCCCCTGCCTGGGTTTTCTGAGTGCGACCGATTTAGGCAGGGTGGGGGGATTCCTGCGGCCCTGCCCCACCCACGAAGACCGAGAAGGCTCGCCGGGTGGAGAAAGGTGGGCTCGGTGA